In Bradyrhizobium paxllaeri, the genomic stretch CATGCCGTTCCTGCCGGTCTCGATCAGCGCGAGGCTGTGGTGCCGCGCATTGACGTGGAAGAAGTAGGCCCGGAACGGCTTTGAGATGTAGTCGGAGAGGCCGAAGCCGAGCACGCCGACATAGAACGCCATGACGGGCTCGATATTCTCGACCGTCAGCACGGCGTGCCCGAGGCCGAGCGGACCGGTGCGGAAGCCCGAAATCGAACGGCCCGGCACGAACGGCGTGTCGTCGATTTCGGCGCCGTAAAATGCCTCCAGCCGGTTGCCGGCGGGATCGTGGAACGAAATCAGGCGGCGGACGCGGCGCGCATCGGCCAGCGTCTGCGGTTCGGCCACAACATGCACGCCGGCCTTTTCCAGCCGCGCCGCCAGCGCGTCCAGCGCCGCAGCGTCTGCGACCTCCCAGCCGAAAAAGCGCGTGCCTTCGCCCATCGCGCGGTCGATGACGATGCGCTGCTTGCGGTCGTCCATCCGGAACGCGAGCAACGAATTGCCGCGTTCGACCGCCTGCAGGCCGACGAGGCCGGTCCCGAACTGCCGCCAGTCCTCGAGGTCCGCTGATCCGAAGCCGGCATATCCCAGACCCAGCAATGCCATCGCTTGCCTCCGTCATCTGCAATCTTTGCGCATCGAATGCGCCGCTGCTTTGCTCAAATCCTACGCAAGTTCGACGCCATCCGACACCCAAAGATGGACCCCGGGGGCGGGTAGCCCGACCCGTTCCTCCCTTGACATCGCCCCCGCCGGATGGTGATTAGGTTCCCATGAGCACCGTCGTTACCCCCTCCCGTCTCTGGTGGCGCACCTCCTAAAGAGGTGGCCGGTGCGATTTCATTTTTTCAATCGTCGAAGGTCGCCATCGCAGTGCGACCGATGGTTTGTCTATTTGCCCTTCGTTTGTCCTGTGTGGCGCTCCCTGGCGAAGTTTCGTAAGAGGATCACATGAACAGGACGGCCTTCTCCCTGCCCGAGCACAGCGAATACCGGACCAGCGGCGGCCTGGCGATTTCGCGCGTCGTCGAGCAGTTCACCGGCAATGCCAAGCGCCTCGACGATCTGATCGAACTGCTCGACCGCCGCCGCGGCGTCGTGCTGTCCTCGGGCACCACGGTGCCGGGCCGCTACGAGAGCTTCGACCTCGGCTTCGCCGATCCGCCGCTGGTGCTGGAAACCGTCGGCGCGAATTTTTCGCTGTCCGCGCTGAATGCGCGCGGCGAGGTGCTGATCGCTTTCCTCGGCGACGTGCTGCGCGAGCCCTGCGTGGTGATCTCGGAAAAAAGCCCGACGCGGTTGGCCGGTCACATCATCCGCGGCGCCGCGCCGGTCGAGGAAGACCAGCGCACCCGCCGCGCCAGCGTGATGTCGCTGGTCCGCGATCTCATCGCCGCCCTGTCGGCCAATGATGACCCGCTGCTCGGCCTGTACGGCGCCTTCGCCTACGATCTCGTGTTCCAGATCGAGGACCTCGTACAGAAGCGCGCCCGCGAAGCCGACCAGCGCGATATCGTGCTCTACGTGCCGGATCGCCTGCTCGCCTACGACCGCGCCACCGGCCGCGGCGTGGTGCTGAGCTATGATTTCTCCTGGAAAGGAAAATCCACGCAAGGCCTGCCGCGCGACACCGCCGAGAGCGTCTACACCAAGACACCGCGGCAGGGCTTTGCCGATCACGCGCCCGGCGAATATCAGGCGACGGTGGAGGTCGCGCGGGCGGCATTCGCGCGCGGTGATCTGTTCGAGGCGGTGCCGGGGCAGCTCTTCGCCGAGCCCTGCGAGCGTTCGCCGGCGGAAGTATTCCAGCGGCTCTGCCGCATCAACCCGTCGCCCTATGGCGCGCTGATGAATCTCGGCGACGGCGAATTTCTGGTGTCGGCCTCGCCGGAAATGTTCGTGCGCTCCGACGGTCGCCGGGTCGAGACTTGCCCGATCTCGGGCACGATCGCGCGCGGCGTCGATGCGATCGGCGATGCCGAGCAGATCCGGCAATTGCTGAACTCGGAAAAGGACGAGTTCGAGCTCAATATGTGCACCGACGTCGACCGTAACGACAAGGCGCGGGTCTGCGTGCCCGGCACCATCAAGGTGCTGGCGCGGCGGCAGATCGAGACCTATTCGAAACTGTTCCATACCGTCGATCACGTCGAGGGCATGCTGCGGCCGGGCTTCGACGCGCTCGACGCCTTCCTCACCCACGCCTGGGCCGTCACGGTAACCGGCGCGCCGAAATTGTGGGCGATGCAGTTCGTCGAGGACAATGAACGTTCGTCGCGACGCTGGTATGCCGGCGCGATCGGCGCGGTGAACTTCGACGGCAGCATCAATACCGGGCTCACCATCCGCACCATCCGCATGAAGGATGGACTTGCCGAAGTACGCGTCGGCGCCACCTGTCTTTTCGATTCGGATCCCGCCGCGGAAGATCGCGAATGCCAGGTCAAGGCCGCCGCGCTGTTCCAGGCGCTGCGCGGCGATGCGCCAAAGCCGCTCTCGACGTTTGCGCCCGACGCAACAGGTTCAGGCCGCAAGGTGCTCCTGATCGATCACGACGACAGCTTTGTGCATATGCTGGCGGATTATTTCCGGCAGGTCGGCGCCAACGTCACCGTGGTCCGCCATGTGCACGCCCAGGAGATGCTGAAGAAGAACTGGGATCTGCTGGTGCTCTCTCCGGGCCCGGGCCGGCCGGAAGACTTCGGAATCTCGAAAACCATCGGCACGGCGCTCGACCGCAAACTGCCGATCTTCGGCGTCTGCCTCGGCGTGCAGGCAATCGGCGAATACTTTGGCGGCCAGCTCGGCCAGCTCACCCAGCCCGCACACGGTCGGCCCTCGCGGATCCAGGTGCGCGGCGGGCGCTTGATGCAGAACCTGCCGAACGAGATCGTGATCGGCCGCTATCATTCGCTGTATGTCGAGCGCGACAGCGTGCCTGATATGCTCGAAGTCACCGCGACCACCGAGGATGGGGTTGCGATGGCAATCGAACACAAGACCCTTCCGGTCGGCGGCGTGCAGTTTCATCCGGAATCGCTGATGTCGCTCGGCGGCGAGGTGGGGCTGCGCATCGTGGAAAATGCGTTCCGGCTGAATGTGGGGGCGAATTGAATGGAATACTTTATGCACGTCATTCCGGGATGGTGCGTTAGCACCAGACCCGGAATCTCGAGATTCCGGGTTCGATGCTTCGCATCGCCCCGGAATGACATATGAAAGAGATACCGATGACATTCGATCACGACATCAAGGCCACCGTCCGCACCATTCCGGATTACCCGAAGAAGGGCATCCTGTTTCGTGACATCACCACGCTGCTGGCGGATGCGCGCGCGTTCCGCCGCGCGGTCGACGAACTGGTGCAGCCCTGGGCGGGATTGAAGATCGACAAGGTCGCCGGCATCGAGGCGAGGGGATTCATCCTCGGCGGCGCGGTCGCGCATCAGGTCTCCGCCGGCTTCGTGCCGATCCGCAAAAAAGGCAAGCTGCCGCATACGACCGTGCGGATCGCCTATTCGCTGGAATACGGCATCGACGAGATGGAAATGCATGTCGACGCGATCCAGCCCGGCGAGCGCGTCATCCTGGTCGATGATCTCATCGCCACCGGCGGCACCGCGGAAGGCGCGGTGAAACTGCTGCGCCAGATCGGTGCCAACGTGGTCGCCGCCTGCTTCATCATCGACCTGCCGGATTTGGGCGGCGCCGCCAAGCTGCGCGCGATGGAAGTGCCGGTACGCACGCTGATGGCGTTCGAGGGGCATTGAGTTTTTTACTTCGTCATTCCGGGATGCGCCTCTTGGCGCAGGCCCGGAATGCGTGGCGTCCGTGCGATCGGTCTGGTCACAGCGCGTCTGCTCTGCGGCGCGTCCCGGAAACGTTCGCTCGCTCGGAACCTTGCCGCTTTTGATCCTCAGCCGACATGCGTTGATCTAAATCAAAACGTGTAGGCGGGATCGTGTTCTAGTTCAGGGAACTATAGCGCTCAGTGGCAAAAGGAGGGGCGTGATGTTCTTCTTTCAGGAGGGCTTCACTTATCGAAATTTCCTGCTGGACGTCCTCACGATATTCTTCTTCGTCGTATGGTTCTGGCTGATCATTACTGTTGCTTCCGATTTGTTCCGACGCCATGACGTCTCCGGCTGGGTCAAGGCAATATGGGTGATAGGATGGATCATATTTCCATTCATTTTCATGCTCGCATACTTGATCTTGCACGGAAGAGGCATGGCGGAGCGTAACCTGCAACGAGCTCAGCAGGCGCGCGACGAACTCAGGAGCGTAGTTGGTTTCAGCATCGCAGATGAAATCGAAAAGCTCGGTCGGCTGAAACAGGCAGGGTCGATCAGCGATGCCGAGTTTGCACGACTGCGCGCCCGGCTTGTGCAGTAATGCTGTTCGGTTCTTCCTCCCGCTGATTATCGCTTGCTGTGCTGCATGCGGGTTCTGCAGCATAGCTCCGCAACAGCGCTCCACGCTTGATGAGCTTCGTCGCTATCCAAAGCACACACATTTTCTTGGCGGTGCTTGGCATTTGATGATCGCTATTGACCTAAGTCAATAACAGGCGGCAGACGCGGGCCACGCTGGCTGGGAGCGTCGAGCATCCTGCGCGGTCACCAGCTCTCGACAGGGCCGCGTAAGGGTTTCTGCTTCAAGCACCTGCACAAGAGGTGGAGCATGTACCAGCACATTCTTATTCCAACAGACGGGTCGGAGTTGGCCGAGCGAGCAGTGACGCACGGATTGGCGCTGGCGAAATTCGCAGGGGCCAAGGTAACGGTCGTTATCGTCGAACAACGG encodes the following:
- a CDS encoding SHOCT domain-containing protein produces the protein MFFFQEGFTYRNFLLDVLTIFFFVVWFWLIITVASDLFRRHDVSGWVKAIWVIGWIIFPFIFMLAYLILHGRGMAERNLQRAQQARDELRSVVGFSIADEIEKLGRLKQAGSISDAEFARLRARLVQ
- a CDS encoding VOC family protein, with product MALLGLGYAGFGSADLEDWRQFGTGLVGLQAVERGNSLLAFRMDDRKQRIVIDRAMGEGTRFFGWEVADAAALDALAARLEKAGVHVVAEPQTLADARRVRRLISFHDPAGNRLEAFYGAEIDDTPFVPGRSISGFRTGPLGLGHAVLTVENIEPVMAFYVGVLGFGLSDYISKPFRAYFFHVNARHHSLALIETGRNGMHHLMVELFSLDDVGQCYDIAQTQEGRVDVTLGRHTNDFMTSFYAKTPSSFMIECGWGGREIDPATWQPVEMHDGPSLWGHERVWLPPEDRAVAREMRLRAAASGLRAPVQVMEGNYKLMSGTCVWWDGVKG
- a CDS encoding adenine phosphoribosyltransferase, yielding MTFDHDIKATVRTIPDYPKKGILFRDITTLLADARAFRRAVDELVQPWAGLKIDKVAGIEARGFILGGAVAHQVSAGFVPIRKKGKLPHTTVRIAYSLEYGIDEMEMHVDAIQPGERVILVDDLIATGGTAEGAVKLLRQIGANVVAACFIIDLPDLGGAAKLRAMEVPVRTLMAFEGH
- a CDS encoding anthranilate synthase component I, which codes for MNRTAFSLPEHSEYRTSGGLAISRVVEQFTGNAKRLDDLIELLDRRRGVVLSSGTTVPGRYESFDLGFADPPLVLETVGANFSLSALNARGEVLIAFLGDVLREPCVVISEKSPTRLAGHIIRGAAPVEEDQRTRRASVMSLVRDLIAALSANDDPLLGLYGAFAYDLVFQIEDLVQKRAREADQRDIVLYVPDRLLAYDRATGRGVVLSYDFSWKGKSTQGLPRDTAESVYTKTPRQGFADHAPGEYQATVEVARAAFARGDLFEAVPGQLFAEPCERSPAEVFQRLCRINPSPYGALMNLGDGEFLVSASPEMFVRSDGRRVETCPISGTIARGVDAIGDAEQIRQLLNSEKDEFELNMCTDVDRNDKARVCVPGTIKVLARRQIETYSKLFHTVDHVEGMLRPGFDALDAFLTHAWAVTVTGAPKLWAMQFVEDNERSSRRWYAGAIGAVNFDGSINTGLTIRTIRMKDGLAEVRVGATCLFDSDPAAEDRECQVKAAALFQALRGDAPKPLSTFAPDATGSGRKVLLIDHDDSFVHMLADYFRQVGANVTVVRHVHAQEMLKKNWDLLVLSPGPGRPEDFGISKTIGTALDRKLPIFGVCLGVQAIGEYFGGQLGQLTQPAHGRPSRIQVRGGRLMQNLPNEIVIGRYHSLYVERDSVPDMLEVTATTEDGVAMAIEHKTLPVGGVQFHPESLMSLGGEVGLRIVENAFRLNVGAN